DNA sequence from the Candidatus Limnocylindrales bacterium genome:
GCGGGACTCGTCGCGGCGTTGTTGATGACGATGTCGACGCGGCCAAGCTCGGCGATGGTCCGCTCGAACAGCGCGTCGATCTCTTCGGTCCGGCCCATGTGGCAGGACGCGGCCAGCGCACGGCGGCCGAGGCTGCGAACGTCGCGCGCCGCGTCCTCGCAGCTCTCGATCTTGCGCCCGGCCAGCGCGACGTCGGCGCCCGCACGCGCCAGCCCCAGCGCAATCGAACGGCCGAGCCCGCGGCCGCCCCCGGTGACGATGGCGACCCTGCCGGAAAGATCGATGCCGATGCTCATGGGTTCTTCCACGGTCGCCGCCGCCGCCGGCCCGACAGAGCAGGCCGGCGGCGTGCGCAGCGATCAGGGAACCAGCCCCGGCTCGCTGGCGCAGTCCACGACGGTGACGACGCAGTCGCTGCCGACGTCGAAGCTGCCGTAGTTGGCGTCACCGGTGTGCACCGATCCCAGCGTCGCCGCCGTTTCCGGGTTCAGCGTCGCGTTGATGTTGCCGTTGGTCGCATCGCAGTTGAAGGTTGCATGGATGTTGATCACGGTGCCTTCGGCGTTGACGGCGGCTGCGCCCTGGACGACGCCGGTGCCGCAGGCACGGCCATGCAGGCCTTCGGACTTCTTGGCCTTCTTCGGCAGCTTGCCGCTGAAGCGGAAGAATCCGAGGTCACCGGAGAGGTCGCACGATCCGCCCGAGAACTGCAGGCAGAAGTCGCCGGCCAACGCGGAGGCCGGAGCGAGGACGGCCGCGCTGAGCGCGGCCGAGGCCACGACGGAGAGAATTTTTTTCATGATGTTTCCCCAAGCTTGAATGTCGCGGGCATTACCCGCGCGCTGGCTTCCTAGCCTTCGGCTGTCTCTGCCGCAACGCGATGACTGCACCGTCCCTTAACGCTCGTGTAAGGGGACGGGATCCGCGCGCGTCGCTGCCCAGCTCTTCGTCGAGCTGAGCGAGGCGACGCAAACTGTCGCGCAATTCACGGGCCGGAACGGCGCCGCCGGCCGCACGGCAGAAGTGCGTGCGGCAGCCGAACGGCCGCGCATCGTAGACCGTGCACGTCGTCTCGTCGGCGGCCAGGAACGGGCACGCACCATCGCTGCGATGAGGCGGGATGCGCCGGCCGCTTGCAGCCACGTGCTCGAGGAGCAGGTCGAGC
Encoded proteins:
- a CDS encoding YkgJ family cysteine cluster protein, with amino-acid sequence MRTARERRDELLAIYAQAERSLPPRDCTRSTGCCRFSLTGREPHVTQAELDLLLEHVAASGRRIPPHRSDGACPFLAADETTCTVYDARPFGCRTHFCRAAGGAVPARELRDSLRRLAQLDEELGSDARGSRPLTRALRDGAVIALRQRQPKARKPARG